In a single window of the Leifsonia sp. 1010 genome:
- the ftsE gene encoding cell division ATP-binding protein FtsE: MIRFEHVSKQYPGTARPALNGINLEVLRGEFVFLVGASGSGKSSCLRLILKEEKPTKGKIHVLGQDLGTISSRKVPYFRRNIGVVFQDFRLLPNKNVFQNVAFTLQVIGKSRGFIQEAVPDVLKMVGLDGKAQRLPHELSGGEQQRVAIARAVVNKPQVLLADEPTGNLDPATSAGIMAVLERINAGGTTVVMATHEAAIVDQMKRRVIELVGGQIVRDERHGGYGFTAAIPIAQPLERDEPVSAATPVFAGAAAASAPASAAPMTRPNAPTSTPTAPVAVPQTAPPQTAPQQAVPQQAAPQQPAHEPHPAHQPQHAQPAHQPQHAQPAEQPQPAAYPAPVQFATAPVPPAPASEELPEHLNFTANLDLSGLREDSDRDGDQNVGPTK, translated from the coding sequence ATGATCCGGTTCGAACACGTATCCAAGCAGTACCCGGGCACAGCGCGCCCGGCACTCAACGGCATCAACCTGGAAGTGCTGCGCGGAGAGTTCGTCTTCCTCGTCGGCGCCTCGGGTTCCGGCAAGTCCAGCTGCCTGCGCCTCATCCTCAAAGAGGAGAAGCCGACCAAGGGCAAGATCCACGTGCTGGGGCAGGACCTCGGCACGATCTCGTCGCGCAAGGTGCCGTACTTCCGCCGCAACATCGGTGTCGTCTTCCAGGACTTCCGGCTCCTGCCGAACAAGAACGTCTTCCAGAACGTCGCCTTCACCCTGCAGGTGATCGGCAAGTCGCGCGGCTTCATCCAGGAGGCCGTACCCGACGTTCTGAAGATGGTCGGCCTCGACGGCAAGGCGCAGCGCCTGCCGCACGAGCTCTCGGGCGGTGAGCAGCAGCGTGTGGCGATCGCCCGAGCGGTGGTCAACAAGCCGCAGGTGCTCCTCGCCGACGAGCCGACCGGAAACCTCGACCCCGCGACGAGTGCCGGCATCATGGCCGTGCTCGAGCGCATCAACGCCGGAGGCACGACCGTCGTCATGGCGACGCACGAGGCCGCGATCGTCGACCAGATGAAGCGCCGCGTGATCGAGCTGGTCGGCGGCCAGATCGTCCGCGACGAGCGCCACGGTGGATACGGCTTCACGGCCGCGATCCCCATCGCGCAGCCGCTCGAGCGCGACGAACCGGTCTCCGCCGCGACGCCCGTCTTCGCGGGAGCCGCCGCCGCGTCGGCGCCGGCATCCGCCGCCCCGATGACCCGGCCGAACGCGCCGACCTCCACGCCGACCGCCCCGGTGGCGGTGCCGCAGACCGCTCCGCCGCAGACCGCACCCCAGCAGGCGGTGCCTCAGCAGGCGGCGCCCCAGCAACCCGCGCACGAGCCGCATCCCGCCCACCAGCCGCAGCACGCGCAGCCTGCGCACCAGCCGCAGCACGCGCAGCCCGCCGAGCAGCCGCAGCCCGCCGCCTACCCGGCGCCCGTGCAGTTCGCGACAGCGCCCGTCCCTCCCGCGCCCGCGTCGGAGGAGCTCCCCGAACACCTGAACTTCACGGCGAACCTCGACCTCAGCGGCCTCCGCGAGGACTCCGACCGTGACGGCGACCAGAATGTGGGGCCGACGAAATGA
- the ftsX gene encoding permease-like cell division protein FtsX — protein sequence MRFGLIWSEVGNGLRRNLSMVVSVILVTFISLTFVGTAVLLQMQIGQMKTYWYDRAQVAVYMCTTTDNCASGPATDQTIEAVKKQLESPELAPYIQKFYFQDQKQGYEQFKEQFKGNQIADFVTPDMIPQTFWVNLKDPNQSAVLTETLSGSAGVQSVVDQRSYLDQIFSILNAASYTAIGIAALMLVAAVLLIATTIRLSAFSRRREIGIMRLVGASNRFIQTPFIIEGVIAALIGSILASVVIALGVQFFVRGYLSQRIQSINFVGMEQAWLVIPILVVIGVVLAAASANFAIKRYLKV from the coding sequence ATGAGATTCGGACTCATCTGGTCGGAGGTCGGCAACGGCCTCCGCCGCAACCTGTCGATGGTCGTCTCGGTCATCCTCGTCACGTTCATCTCGCTGACCTTCGTCGGCACGGCCGTCCTGCTGCAGATGCAGATCGGCCAGATGAAGACCTACTGGTACGACCGCGCGCAGGTCGCCGTGTACATGTGCACGACGACCGACAACTGCGCGAGCGGGCCGGCCACCGACCAGACCATCGAGGCGGTCAAGAAGCAGCTCGAGTCGCCCGAACTCGCCCCCTACATCCAGAAGTTCTACTTCCAGGATCAGAAGCAGGGTTACGAGCAGTTCAAAGAGCAGTTCAAGGGCAACCAGATCGCCGACTTCGTCACGCCGGACATGATCCCGCAGACCTTCTGGGTGAACCTGAAGGACCCGAACCAGTCGGCGGTGCTGACCGAGACGCTCTCCGGTTCGGCCGGCGTGCAGAGCGTTGTCGACCAGCGGAGCTACCTGGATCAGATCTTCAGCATCCTGAACGCCGCGAGCTACACCGCGATCGGCATCGCCGCGCTCATGCTCGTGGCTGCCGTGCTGCTGATCGCCACGACCATCCGGCTCTCCGCCTTCTCGCGACGGCGGGAGATCGGGATCATGCGGCTTGTCGGCGCGTCCAACCGCTTCATCCAGACGCCGTTCATCATCGAGGGCGTGATCGCGGCCCTGATCGGCTCGATCCTCGCCTCGGTCGTGATCGCGCTGGGCGTGCAGTTCTTCGTCCGCGGTTACCTCAGCCAGCGCATCCAGTCGATCAACTTCGTCGGGATGGAGCAGGCCTGGCTGGTGATCCCCATCCTGGTGGTGATCGGCGTGGTGCTGGCCGCCGCATCCGCGAACTTCGCGATCAAGCGCTACCTGAAGGTCTGA
- the smpB gene encoding SsrA-binding protein SmpB, which yields MPKERGQKVVATNRRARHDYTIEDTFEAGLVLTGTEVKSLRMGRASLVDGYAFVDGGEAWLDAVHIPEYADGTWNNHAPRRKRKLLLHKAQILKIENKVKQGGYTIVPLSIYFNDGRAKVEIAVAKGKREYDKRQALRERQDQREAQRAMSTRGHMGE from the coding sequence GTGCCGAAGGAACGTGGCCAGAAGGTCGTGGCCACCAATCGCCGGGCGCGCCACGACTACACGATCGAGGACACCTTCGAGGCGGGCCTCGTGCTCACCGGGACCGAGGTGAAGTCGCTGCGGATGGGACGGGCGTCCCTCGTCGACGGCTACGCGTTCGTCGACGGCGGCGAGGCCTGGCTCGACGCCGTGCACATCCCGGAGTACGCGGACGGCACGTGGAACAACCACGCCCCGCGGCGCAAGCGGAAGCTGCTGCTGCACAAGGCGCAGATCCTGAAGATCGAGAACAAGGTCAAGCAGGGCGGCTACACGATCGTGCCGCTCTCGATCTACTTCAACGACGGCCGGGCGAAGGTCGAGATCGCGGTGGCCAAGGGCAAGCGCGAGTACGACAAGCGCCAGGCCCTGCGCGAGCGTCAGGACCAGCGCGAGGCGCAGCGGGCGATGTCCACGCGTGGGCACATGGGCGAGTGA
- a CDS encoding tyrosine-protein phosphatase: protein MDSTAQRIPIEGTYNFRDVGGYPVDGGTTRRGKLFRADALGRLSPAGREALRELGIRIVIDLRDDFEVAALPDALDGLDVEVLHLPVFEGSGASASTVGATIVHLYDKIVFQHTDVIVRALREIADTGEEPVVVHCTAGKDRTGIVVALALLAVGVDRETVVSDYAVTEDNLRGPWLEGMLELVRGYGVEVTPDLRIILGGSPREALETTIDRIEERAGSVRQYLLDAGLDELELAKLRSVLVEPA from the coding sequence ATGGACTCGACCGCTCAGCGCATCCCGATCGAAGGCACGTACAACTTCCGGGATGTCGGCGGCTACCCGGTCGATGGCGGAACGACCCGCCGAGGCAAGCTGTTCCGGGCCGACGCCCTCGGCCGTCTCAGCCCGGCCGGACGCGAGGCACTGCGCGAGCTGGGCATCCGCATCGTGATCGACCTGCGCGACGACTTCGAGGTCGCGGCGCTGCCCGACGCCCTGGACGGGCTCGACGTCGAGGTGCTGCACCTCCCGGTGTTCGAGGGGTCCGGTGCGTCCGCATCCACCGTGGGGGCGACCATCGTGCACCTGTACGACAAGATCGTCTTCCAGCACACCGATGTGATCGTGCGCGCGCTCCGCGAGATCGCGGACACCGGGGAGGAGCCCGTCGTCGTCCACTGCACGGCCGGCAAGGACCGCACCGGCATCGTCGTCGCCCTCGCCCTCTTGGCGGTCGGCGTCGACCGGGAGACCGTCGTCTCCGATTACGCCGTCACCGAGGACAACCTCCGCGGGCCGTGGCTGGAGGGGATGCTGGAGCTCGTCCGCGGCTATGGCGTAGAGGTCACACCAGACCTGCGCATCATCCTGGGCGGAAGCCCGCGGGAGGCGCTGGAGACGACGATCGACCGCATCGAGGAGCGCGCGGGAAGCGTGCGGCAGTACCTGCTCGACGCCGGGCTCGACGAGCTGGAGCTCGCCAAGCTGCGATCCGTGCTGGTGGAGCCCGCCTGA
- a CDS encoding DUF5666 domain-containing protein, with translation MSNTQPTDPTEPLPPYQGHTPPPGPAAPGVPAAPAAGVAAPVVPEPFYKRHGLAFAISTLVLSIVVLLGLVTAGSFAVANVVSHLGERAISRVVPGQGHGQPGVPGMPGRPGDGGGNGKGDGQQGGGEDQKGRVLLRGTIASISGDTWTIDRDSGSSVDVRVTSSTVFGTPKQSASKSDFATGDEVIVIAKRADDSVTATRVLKLDAFPTRPPSTPGTPQTPGS, from the coding sequence ATGAGCAACACGCAGCCCACCGATCCCACCGAGCCGCTGCCGCCCTATCAGGGCCACACGCCTCCGCCCGGCCCTGCTGCGCCTGGTGTACCGGCCGCACCGGCCGCGGGCGTCGCGGCGCCGGTCGTGCCGGAGCCGTTCTACAAGCGGCACGGTCTGGCGTTCGCGATCTCCACCCTCGTGCTCTCGATCGTCGTGCTGCTCGGCCTCGTCACCGCCGGCTCCTTCGCGGTCGCCAATGTCGTGTCGCACCTCGGCGAGCGTGCGATCTCGCGGGTCGTGCCCGGACAGGGTCATGGGCAGCCGGGAGTTCCCGGGATGCCCGGGCGGCCCGGGGACGGCGGCGGGAACGGAAAAGGCGACGGCCAGCAGGGCGGAGGAGAGGACCAGAAGGGTCGGGTCCTGCTCCGCGGCACCATCGCATCCATCTCGGGGGACACCTGGACGATCGACCGGGACAGCGGCTCGTCGGTCGACGTGCGGGTGACCTCGTCGACCGTGTTCGGCACGCCGAAGCAGTCGGCGTCGAAGTCCGACTTCGCGACAGGGGACGAGGTGATCGTCATCGCCAAGCGCGCCGACGACAGCGTGACCGCGACGCGTGTGCTCAAGCTGGATGCGTTCCCGACCCGTCCGCCGTCGACGCCGGGGACGCCGCAGACCCCCGGTTCCTGA
- a CDS encoding SIMPL domain-containing protein, producing MADTIITVQGEYELRHPAERGAVRLRVSYEGPSRDDVLALTTQRQLQLSSELRELHNPQSGPVTQWSSDQLRVWGDRPWSNDGRRLDVVHHAEVGIDARFSDLAALSDWVGVVSLLDGVAVDGVTWSLTEARRQSLTQEARRRAVENAVAKATVYATSLGLTTVKPLALSDPGMLGDGSAPGQPPQPLFARAVSADSGGATLSLKPEELTIAVQVHARFSAS from the coding sequence ATGGCCGACACGATCATCACCGTCCAGGGAGAGTACGAGCTGCGGCACCCGGCCGAGCGCGGAGCGGTGCGGCTTCGGGTCTCCTACGAGGGCCCGTCGCGGGATGACGTGCTCGCCCTCACGACGCAGCGCCAGCTCCAGCTCAGCAGCGAACTGCGCGAACTCCACAACCCGCAGAGCGGACCCGTCACTCAATGGTCCTCCGACCAGCTGCGCGTCTGGGGCGACCGCCCGTGGAGCAACGACGGCCGCCGGCTGGACGTCGTGCATCACGCAGAGGTGGGGATCGACGCCCGGTTCAGCGACCTCGCCGCGCTGTCCGACTGGGTCGGCGTGGTGTCGCTGCTCGACGGCGTCGCTGTGGACGGCGTGACGTGGTCGCTGACGGAAGCGCGTCGGCAGAGCCTGACGCAGGAGGCGCGGCGACGAGCGGTCGAGAACGCGGTCGCGAAGGCCACCGTCTACGCGACGAGCCTCGGACTCACGACGGTGAAGCCGCTCGCCCTCAGCGACCCGGGCATGCTCGGCGACGGTTCCGCCCCCGGTCAGCCGCCGCAGCCGTTGTTCGCGCGGGCGGTCTCCGCCGACTCCGGCGGTGCCACGCTCTCGCTCAAGCCCGAGGAGCTGACGATCGCCGTGCAGGTGCACGCCCGGTTCTCCGCCAGCTGA
- a CDS encoding DUF6325 family protein, with product MTDDVESVAPIDFVIIEFPAGQQNFSGEVIDELLALVDAGIIRLVDAIVLVKDEDGSVEAVELSELEGLSALATLAEQLADFLAEADIATLSEAMEPGSVAGAIVYENLWAAPFAAAARRAGGRLIADGRIHSQDIADALEAEAELEAAEAHEEQGA from the coding sequence ATGACCGATGACGTTGAATCCGTCGCCCCGATCGACTTCGTGATCATCGAATTCCCGGCGGGGCAGCAGAACTTCTCGGGGGAGGTGATCGACGAACTGCTCGCTCTGGTCGACGCGGGCATCATCCGCCTGGTGGATGCGATCGTCCTCGTCAAGGACGAGGACGGCTCGGTCGAGGCCGTCGAGCTGTCGGAGCTGGAGGGCCTGTCGGCCCTCGCCACGCTCGCGGAGCAGCTGGCCGACTTCCTCGCGGAGGCCGACATCGCGACCCTGTCCGAGGCGATGGAGCCGGGCAGCGTCGCCGGTGCGATTGTCTACGAGAACCTGTGGGCGGCACCCTTCGCGGCCGCCGCACGCCGGGCCGGAGGCAGGCTCATCGCCGATGGCCGCATCCACAGCCAGGACATCGCCGACGCCCTCGAGGCGGAGGCCGAACTCGAAGCAGCAGAAGCGCACGAAGAGCAGGGAGCCTGA
- a CDS encoding arylsulfatase yields MAIDRAARSVLPIPDRPSPGLTTYDAKDPDTSYPPITPLRPPEGAPNVLVILIDDVGFGASSAFGGPCATPNAERLAANGLTYNRFHTTALCAPTRAALLSGRNHHSVGMGSITETATSAPGNSSLRPNTKAPLAMTLKLNGYSTAQFGKCHEVPVWQSSPMGPFDAWPSAGGGFETFYGFIGGEDNQWDPALYDGTTPVEPPATPEEGYHLTEDLADHASTWIRTQKALMPDKPFFVYFAPGATHAPHHVPKEWADKYAGKFAGGWDALREQTFARQKELGVIPADAELTPRNPEIPAWDDMPDELKPVLEREMEVYAGFLEHTDHHVGRVLDTIDDLGILDNTLIYYIIGDNGASAEGTLNGAFNEMANFNGMAALETPEFLLSKLDELGSPSSYNHYAVGWAWAMDTPFQWTKQVASHWGGTRNGTIVHWPDRITDKGGLRSQFTHCIDIAPTVLEAAGLPEPTFVNGVQQSPIEGTSMVYTFDGADEPERHDLQYFEMFGNRGIYFKGWSAVTKHRTPWNLVGGTVPAFDDDVWELYDGNVDYSQARDLSAEQPDRLHALQRLWLIEAVKYNVVPLDDRTAERLSPQMAGRPVLVQGNSQLLYPGMGRLSENSVISLKNRSFSVTAELEIPDGGASGVVVAQGGRFGGWALYLVDGVARFTYNVLGIQLFTTEAGEPVPAGTRQVRAEFAYDGGGLAKGGDVTLYYDGREVGSGRIGVTQPMIFSADETTDVGYESGTPVSPDYTTATSRFTGRIRWVQLDAGLDDNDHFIDDDERLRVAMARQ; encoded by the coding sequence ATGGCCATCGACCGCGCAGCCCGCAGCGTCCTGCCGATCCCGGACCGACCGTCGCCTGGACTCACCACGTATGACGCGAAGGACCCGGACACGTCGTATCCGCCGATCACCCCGCTGCGGCCACCGGAGGGTGCGCCGAACGTCCTGGTGATCCTCATCGACGACGTCGGATTCGGCGCATCCAGCGCCTTCGGTGGCCCCTGCGCCACCCCGAACGCGGAGCGGCTCGCCGCGAACGGGCTGACCTACAACCGCTTCCACACGACGGCGCTGTGCGCCCCGACCCGCGCGGCGCTGCTCTCCGGGCGCAACCACCACTCGGTGGGCATGGGCAGCATCACCGAGACGGCGACTTCGGCCCCCGGCAACAGCTCGCTGCGGCCGAACACCAAGGCGCCCCTCGCGATGACCCTCAAGCTGAACGGGTACTCGACGGCGCAGTTCGGCAAGTGCCACGAGGTCCCGGTCTGGCAGTCGTCGCCGATGGGGCCGTTCGACGCCTGGCCGTCCGCGGGTGGAGGCTTCGAGACCTTCTACGGGTTCATCGGGGGAGAGGACAACCAGTGGGATCCGGCCCTCTACGACGGGACGACCCCCGTCGAGCCGCCGGCGACCCCGGAGGAGGGGTACCACCTGACGGAGGACCTCGCCGACCACGCCTCCACCTGGATCCGGACGCAGAAGGCGCTCATGCCGGACAAGCCGTTCTTCGTATACTTCGCGCCCGGGGCGACACATGCGCCGCACCACGTGCCCAAGGAATGGGCCGACAAGTACGCCGGGAAGTTCGCCGGCGGGTGGGATGCGCTCCGCGAGCAGACCTTCGCGCGCCAGAAGGAGCTCGGGGTGATCCCGGCGGACGCCGAGCTGACCCCGCGGAACCCCGAGATCCCGGCCTGGGACGACATGCCCGACGAGCTGAAGCCGGTGCTGGAGCGCGAGATGGAGGTCTACGCCGGATTCCTCGAGCACACCGACCACCATGTCGGACGGGTGCTCGACACGATCGACGACCTCGGCATCCTCGACAACACGCTGATCTACTACATCATCGGCGACAACGGGGCGTCGGCCGAGGGGACGCTGAACGGCGCCTTCAACGAGATGGCCAACTTCAACGGCATGGCCGCGCTCGAGACGCCGGAGTTCCTGCTCTCGAAGCTGGACGAGCTCGGCAGCCCGAGCTCGTACAACCACTATGCGGTGGGCTGGGCCTGGGCGATGGACACGCCCTTCCAGTGGACCAAGCAGGTCGCCTCCCACTGGGGCGGCACCCGCAACGGCACCATCGTGCACTGGCCGGACCGCATCACCGACAAGGGCGGTCTGCGGTCGCAGTTCACCCACTGCATCGACATCGCGCCGACGGTGCTGGAGGCCGCAGGGCTTCCGGAGCCCACGTTCGTGAACGGAGTCCAGCAGTCGCCGATCGAAGGCACCAGCATGGTCTACACGTTCGACGGCGCGGACGAGCCGGAGCGGCACGATCTCCAGTACTTCGAGATGTTCGGCAACCGCGGAATCTACTTCAAGGGGTGGAGCGCCGTCACGAAGCACCGCACCCCGTGGAACCTGGTGGGCGGCACCGTCCCGGCGTTCGACGACGACGTGTGGGAGCTGTACGACGGGAACGTCGACTACAGCCAGGCGCGCGACCTCTCGGCCGAGCAACCGGACCGCCTCCACGCGCTGCAGAGACTGTGGCTGATCGAGGCGGTGAAGTACAACGTGGTCCCGCTCGACGATCGAACCGCCGAACGGCTCAGCCCGCAGATGGCCGGGCGGCCGGTGCTCGTCCAGGGCAACAGCCAGCTCCTGTATCCGGGCATGGGCCGGCTCTCGGAGAACAGCGTCATCAGCCTGAAGAACCGCTCCTTCTCGGTCACCGCCGAGCTGGAGATCCCGGACGGCGGAGCGTCGGGCGTCGTGGTCGCGCAGGGCGGCCGGTTCGGTGGATGGGCCCTCTACCTGGTCGACGGCGTCGCGCGCTTCACGTACAACGTCCTGGGCATCCAGCTGTTCACGACCGAAGCCGGGGAACCGGTGCCGGCGGGCACGCGGCAGGTGCGCGCCGAGTTCGCCTACGACGGCGGCGGCCTGGCGAAGGGCGGCGACGTCACGCTCTACTACGACGGCCGGGAGGTCGGCTCCGGGCGGATCGGGGTCACCCAGCCCATGATCTTCTCCGCCGACGAAACGACCGATGTGGGCTACGAGTCGGGGACTCCCGTTTCGCCCGACTACACGACCGCCACGAGCCGGTTCACCGGGCGCATCCGCTGGGTGCAGCTCGATGCCGGGCTGGACGACAACGACCACTTCATCGACGACGACGAGCGACTGCGGGTGGCGATGGCTCGTCAGTGA
- a CDS encoding copper resistance protein CopC has translation MTRTAHARMRPSAVSALAGFALACLLAVVPAAAASAHDYLVQSTPSAGSTQSTPLESASLTFNDRVLDLSGDGSSSLVQVTDAANRHYETGCPTIADRTVTAPVALGAPGAYTVTWQIVSADGHTVSGTIPFTYQPPAGTAEAPGSDGPPACAAGAATAGGQSTGAATSSPAPAAEATASSGSGSIALVIGIGVGIVVLALLGVLVVVLTGRRRPAQPKADEES, from the coding sequence GTGACCCGGACAGCCCACGCCCGGATGCGGCCCTCGGCCGTGTCCGCTCTTGCCGGTTTCGCGCTGGCGTGCCTGCTGGCGGTCGTCCCCGCCGCGGCCGCCAGCGCTCACGACTACCTCGTGCAGAGCACGCCGTCGGCCGGCTCCACCCAGTCGACGCCGCTCGAGAGCGCATCCCTCACGTTCAACGACCGCGTGCTCGATCTCAGCGGCGACGGCTCCTCGTCGCTGGTGCAGGTCACCGACGCCGCGAACCGTCACTACGAGACCGGATGCCCGACCATCGCCGACCGCACGGTCACGGCTCCGGTGGCCCTCGGTGCGCCGGGGGCGTACACGGTGACCTGGCAGATCGTCTCGGCGGACGGGCACACCGTGTCCGGCACCATCCCGTTCACCTACCAGCCTCCGGCAGGGACCGCGGAAGCGCCCGGCAGCGACGGCCCGCCGGCGTGCGCGGCGGGTGCGGCCACAGCGGGTGGACAGAGCACCGGCGCCGCGACGTCGAGTCCGGCCCCGGCCGCCGAGGCGACCGCGAGTTCGGGCTCCGGAAGCATCGCGCTGGTGATCGGCATCGGCGTCGGGATCGTGGTGCTCGCTCTGCTCGGCGTGCTCGTGGTCGTGCTCACCGGTCGCCGACGCCCCGCTCAGCCGAAGGCGGACGAAGAGTCCTGA
- a CDS encoding YcnI family protein, which produces MNTRFLTGAAATVVAAALALSFPLAASAHVRVNPDQAQPGSYATLTFKVPTESATAGTVKLEVDLPTATPFTSVSYQPLTGWTTQVVTEKLAKPVKTDDGTITEAPVKVIWTADPGVQVAPGEFQQFVISAGAVPDTGSILLPTQQTYSDGTVVDWDEKTPADGKEPEHPAPTLYVTDAPPAEDGATGPLMTSTPAAPAPTASSAASDAVAIGLGIGGLALGAIALVVAVFALTRRGAATSPRG; this is translated from the coding sequence ATGAACACGCGTTTCCTCACGGGCGCGGCCGCCACCGTGGTCGCCGCCGCCCTCGCCCTCTCGTTCCCGCTCGCCGCCAGCGCTCACGTCCGGGTGAACCCGGACCAGGCTCAGCCCGGCAGCTACGCCACGCTCACCTTCAAGGTGCCGACCGAGTCCGCCACCGCCGGCACGGTCAAACTCGAGGTGGATCTGCCCACCGCGACCCCGTTCACCTCCGTCTCCTACCAGCCGCTCACCGGCTGGACGACCCAGGTCGTCACCGAGAAGCTCGCGAAGCCGGTGAAGACGGATGACGGCACCATCACGGAGGCGCCGGTGAAGGTGATCTGGACGGCGGACCCCGGCGTGCAGGTCGCACCTGGCGAGTTCCAGCAGTTCGTCATCTCGGCGGGGGCGGTCCCCGACACCGGCAGCATCCTGCTGCCCACCCAGCAGACCTACTCCGACGGCACGGTCGTGGACTGGGATGAGAAGACCCCCGCCGACGGGAAAGAGCCGGAGCACCCGGCCCCGACCCTCTACGTCACGGACGCGCCGCCCGCGGAGGACGGCGCCACAGGTCCGCTGATGACGAGTACACCGGCCGCGCCTGCGCCGACGGCGTCGTCCGCGGCCAGCGACGCCGTCGCGATCGGTCTCGGGATCGGCGGGCTCGCGCTGGGCGCGATCGCCCTGGTCGTGGCGGTGTTCGCCCTCACGCGCCGCGGCGCGGCGACGAGCCCGCGGGGCTGA
- a CDS encoding alpha/beta fold hydrolase, producing the protein MTRQDVRTADGRALRFFDTGGAPDAPVLVWHHGTPQTGAVIAPVAAAAEARGMRVLSVTRPGYPGSDVRPGRSIADAALDILAVADLLGVERFVTVGASGGGPHALALGALDPARVAAIVTLAGLSPFDGSPDWFSGMASPGGLRSALSGREARLAYAETAEFDPESFTPRDYDTLNADWGPLGADAGAGAAEGPAGEADDDLAYVSPWGFDLRSVRPPVLLVQGDSDRVVPPQHAASLLERLPDAELWIRPREGHISVLTALGVTLDWALAQAAA; encoded by the coding sequence GTGACCCGGCAGGACGTGCGCACCGCCGACGGCCGAGCGCTCCGCTTCTTCGACACGGGCGGCGCCCCGGATGCCCCGGTGCTCGTCTGGCACCACGGCACCCCGCAGACCGGCGCGGTGATCGCGCCGGTGGCCGCTGCCGCCGAGGCGCGCGGGATGCGCGTGCTCTCCGTCACCCGGCCCGGCTATCCCGGCTCGGACGTCCGCCCTGGGCGTTCGATCGCGGATGCGGCGCTCGACATCCTCGCCGTGGCCGACCTCCTCGGCGTGGAACGGTTCGTCACCGTCGGCGCGTCCGGGGGCGGCCCGCACGCTCTCGCGCTGGGAGCCCTAGACCCTGCGCGAGTGGCCGCGATCGTCACGCTCGCCGGCCTCTCTCCCTTCGACGGCTCCCCCGACTGGTTCTCCGGGATGGCGTCCCCCGGCGGTCTGCGCTCCGCCCTCTCCGGTCGCGAGGCCCGGCTGGCCTACGCCGAGACCGCCGAGTTCGATCCCGAGTCATTCACTCCGCGCGACTACGACACGCTGAATGCCGACTGGGGTCCGCTCGGCGCCGACGCGGGCGCCGGGGCCGCGGAGGGCCCGGCAGGCGAGGCCGACGACGACCTGGCCTACGTCTCGCCGTGGGGCTTCGATCTGCGTTCCGTCCGGCCGCCGGTCCTCCTCGTGCAGGGCGACTCCGATCGTGTCGTCCCTCCCCAGCACGCGGCCTCCCTCCTCGAACGCCTCCCCGACGCCGAGCTCTGGATCCGCCCGCGAGAGGGACACATCTCGGTACTGACCGCCCTCGGCGTGACGCTCGACTGGGCGCTGGCCCAGGCGGCGGCGTAG